Proteins co-encoded in one Maylandia zebra isolate NMK-2024a linkage group LG16, Mzebra_GT3a, whole genome shotgun sequence genomic window:
- the gpr183a gene encoding G-protein coupled receptor 183-A: protein MGSAAATTTVNSTSNCTTLYAHREYAKILMPLFYSLVFFVGLFGNCLALHVIRPNLKKINSTTLYSLNLVISDILFTLSLPLRIIYYALGFHWPLGEALCKISGLIFYINTYAGVNFMTCLSVDRFIAVVLPLRFARLRKVSNVRYICVGVWLLVLGQTLPLLYINMCHNEPDGYITCMEYPNLDKVPHIATTLIGAVGLGYVIPVVTILVCYSVLCSKLHLTAKNNHLTEKSGRSRKAIGVICCVSVVFIVCFSPYHIDLLQYMIRKLVSEPDCSQLTAFQVSLHITVCLMNLNSCLDPFIYFFACKGYKRKLLKILKVHVSMSFSSAVRVSPEGSSKDFLDGNKIQLNSSVMGTVTERRSHYHD from the coding sequence ATGGGTTCTGCCGCCGCAACCACAACCGTCAACAGTACCTCTAACTGTACCACCCTGTATGCTCATCGGGAGTATGCCAAAATCCTCATGCCTCTTTTCTACAGCCTTGTGTTCTTTGTGGGACTGTTTGGTAACTGCCTGGCCCTCCATGTAATCCGTCCCAATCTGAAGAAGATAAACTCCACTACCTTGTACTCTCTCAACCTGGTCATATCCGACATCCTCTTCACCCTCTCTCTGCCTTTGAGGATCATCTACTATGCTTTGGGTTTCCACTGGCCACTAGGAGAAGCTCTGTGCAAGATCTCAGGCCTTATCTTCTATATCAACACCTATGCGGGAGTCAACTTCATGACCTGTCTCAGTGTGGACCGCTTCATCGCCGTGGTCTTGCCTCTGCGTTTTGCCCGACTCAGGAAAGTCAGTAACGTGCGCTACATTTGTGTTGGCGTGTGGCTGCTGGTCCTGGGTCAGACACTCCCACTGCTTTACATTAACATGTGCCACAATGAACCTGATGGCTACATCACCTGCATGGAATACCCCAACCTTGATAAAGTTCCACATATTGCCACTACACTGATTGGTGCTGTTGGCTTGGGTTATGTTATCCCTGTCGTCACCATCCTGGTGTGTTATTCTGTCTTATGCTCCAAGCTTCACTTAACAGCCAAGAACAACCATTTAACAGAAAAGTCCGGCAGGAGCCGCAAGGCCATCGGAGTGATCTGCTGCGTGTCCGTGGTGTTTATCGTGTGCTTCAGCCCCTACCACATTGACCTCCTGCAGTACATGATCCGCAAGCTGGTGTCGGAACCCGACTGCAGTCAGCTCACAGCCTTTCAGGTGTCACTGCACATCACCGTATGTCTGATGAACCTCAACTCCTGCTTGGATCCGTTTATCTATTTCTTTGCCTGTAAGGGCTACAAAAGAAAACTCCTGAAAATCCTGAAGGTGCACGTTAGCATGTCATTCTCCAGCGCAGTGAGAGTGTCTCCTGAAGGTTCCTCCAAGGATTTCCTCGACGGTAACAAGATCCAGCTAAACAGCTCAGTTATGGGAACAGTCACAGAACGAAGATCCCACTATCACGACTGA
- the si:ch211-184m13.4 gene encoding G-protein coupled receptor 183 isoform X3 produces MGSVVRRENGLPYTLWVCEREEGEKGEWKVTGKMAGGNMTLDSVAVPSNQSSCDVFVYQRAAVVLFPIFYSVVFIISTCGNSLVLRVICQRKQKFNSTSIYLVNLALSDALFTLALPGRITYYIRHFDWPFGDLLCKVTTLLFFTNTYAGIGFMTCISLDRYLAMVHPHRLQCLRSVKVVRRVCCLVWALVFLEVAPLLFRSMLHEHQGRRTCMEYFNFEGSRFTPYLLILACVVSFCCPLTIIMCCYAKINIKLRDAAKKNSVTGRSRRNHRANTIILLILLTFIVCFSPYHVNVIQFMARKIHHQPTCEELRAFKVSLQITVSLMNFNCCLDPVIYFFAIKTYKKRVMSLFKDYLYTSGASSKMTAENSSSNT; encoded by the exons atgggcagtgtagtccgcagagagaatggactgccatacacgttatgggtctgtgagcgcgaggagggagaaaaaggggagtggaaag TGACAGGCAAGATGGCTGGTGGAAACATGACCCTGGACTCTGTTGCAGTTCCATCAAACCAGAGCAGCTGTGATGTGTTTGTATACCAAAGAGCCGCAGTGGTCCTTTTCCCCATTTTCTACTCTGTGGTATTCATCATCAGCACATGCGGCAACAGTTTGGTTCTCCGTGTCATCTGCCAGAGAAAACAGAAGTTCAACTCCACCTCCATTTATCTGGTCAACCTTGCTTTATCTGATGCTCTGTTCACACTGGCACTTCCTGGGAGAATTACCTACTACATCCGTCACTTTGACTGGCCTTTTGGTGACCTTCTCTGCAAAGTGACCACACTTCTTTTCTTTacaaacacatatgcag GTATCGGCTTCATGACCTGCATCAGCTTGGACAGATACCTGGCCATGGTGCATCCACACCGGCTGCAGTGTTTAAGGAGTGTAAAGGTTGTTCGAAGGGTGTGCTGCCTGGTCTGGGCTCTAGTTTTTCTGGAGGTAGCGCCTCTGCTGTTCCGCAGCATGCTGCATGAGCATCAGGGAAGACGAACCTGCATGGAGTACTTCAACTTCGAGGGCTCCCGCTTCACTCCGTATCTTCTGATTCTGGCCTGCGTTGTGTCCTTCTGCTGCCCGCTTACCATTATCATGTGCTGCTACGCCAAGATCAACATTAAACTGCGAGATGCAGCTAAAAAGAACTCTGTAACTGGTCGCTCAAGGAGgaatcacagggccaacactaTTATTCTGCTCATCCTCCTCACCTTCATCGTATGTTTTAGCCCTTATCACGTCAATGTCATCCAGTTTATGGCCAGAAAAATACACCACCAGCCAACCTGTGAAGAACTGAGAGCCTTTAAAGTGTCTTTACAG ATTACCGTTTCGTTAATGAACTTCAACTGCTGCTTGGATCCAGTCATCTACTTTTTTGCCATTAAGACATACAAGAAGAGAGTGATGAGCCTGTTTAAAGACTATCTCTATACTTCCGGCGCCTCCTCCAAAATGACAGCtgagaacagcagcagcaacacctgA
- the si:ch211-184m13.4 gene encoding G-protein coupled receptor 183 isoform X4: protein MAGGNMTLDSVAVPSNQSSCDVFVYQRAAVVLFPIFYSVVFIISTCGNSLVLRVICQRKQKFNSTSIYLVNLALSDALFTLALPGRITYYIRHFDWPFGDLLCKVTTLLFFTNTYAGIGFMTCISLDRYLAMVHPHRLQCLRSVKVVRRVCCLVWALVFLEVAPLLFRSMLHEHQGRRTCMEYFNFEGSRFTPYLLILACVVSFCCPLTIIMCCYAKINIKLRDAAKKNSVTGRSRRNHRANTIILLILLTFIVCFSPYHVNVIQFMARKIHHQPTCEELRAFKVSLQITVSLMNFNCCLDPVIYFFAIKTYKKRVMSLFKDYLYTSGASSKMTAENSSSNT, encoded by the exons ATGGCTGGTGGAAACATGACCCTGGACTCTGTTGCAGTTCCATCAAACCAGAGCAGCTGTGATGTGTTTGTATACCAAAGAGCCGCAGTGGTCCTTTTCCCCATTTTCTACTCTGTGGTATTCATCATCAGCACATGCGGCAACAGTTTGGTTCTCCGTGTCATCTGCCAGAGAAAACAGAAGTTCAACTCCACCTCCATTTATCTGGTCAACCTTGCTTTATCTGATGCTCTGTTCACACTGGCACTTCCTGGGAGAATTACCTACTACATCCGTCACTTTGACTGGCCTTTTGGTGACCTTCTCTGCAAAGTGACCACACTTCTTTTCTTTacaaacacatatgcag GTATCGGCTTCATGACCTGCATCAGCTTGGACAGATACCTGGCCATGGTGCATCCACACCGGCTGCAGTGTTTAAGGAGTGTAAAGGTTGTTCGAAGGGTGTGCTGCCTGGTCTGGGCTCTAGTTTTTCTGGAGGTAGCGCCTCTGCTGTTCCGCAGCATGCTGCATGAGCATCAGGGAAGACGAACCTGCATGGAGTACTTCAACTTCGAGGGCTCCCGCTTCACTCCGTATCTTCTGATTCTGGCCTGCGTTGTGTCCTTCTGCTGCCCGCTTACCATTATCATGTGCTGCTACGCCAAGATCAACATTAAACTGCGAGATGCAGCTAAAAAGAACTCTGTAACTGGTCGCTCAAGGAGgaatcacagggccaacactaTTATTCTGCTCATCCTCCTCACCTTCATCGTATGTTTTAGCCCTTATCACGTCAATGTCATCCAGTTTATGGCCAGAAAAATACACCACCAGCCAACCTGTGAAGAACTGAGAGCCTTTAAAGTGTCTTTACAG ATTACCGTTTCGTTAATGAACTTCAACTGCTGCTTGGATCCAGTCATCTACTTTTTTGCCATTAAGACATACAAGAAGAGAGTGATGAGCCTGTTTAAAGACTATCTCTATACTTCCGGCGCCTCCTCCAAAATGACAGCtgagaacagcagcagcaacacctgA
- the si:ch211-184m13.4 gene encoding G-protein coupled receptor 183 isoform X2, with protein MDCHTRYGSVSARREKKGSGKVRVVIEEKRELEALTGKMAGGNMTLDSVAVPSNQSSCDVFVYQRAAVVLFPIFYSVVFIISTCGNSLVLRVICQRKQKFNSTSIYLVNLALSDALFTLALPGRITYYIRHFDWPFGDLLCKVTTLLFFTNTYAGIGFMTCISLDRYLAMVHPHRLQCLRSVKVVRRVCCLVWALVFLEVAPLLFRSMLHEHQGRRTCMEYFNFEGSRFTPYLLILACVVSFCCPLTIIMCCYAKINIKLRDAAKKNSVTGRSRRNHRANTIILLILLTFIVCFSPYHVNVIQFMARKIHHQPTCEELRAFKVSLQITVSLMNFNCCLDPVIYFFAIKTYKKRVMSLFKDYLYTSGASSKMTAENSSSNT; from the exons atggactgccatacacgttatgggtctgtgagcgcgaggagggagaaaaaggggagtggaaaggtacgagttgtcatcgaggaaaaacgggagctggaagcat TGACAGGCAAGATGGCTGGTGGAAACATGACCCTGGACTCTGTTGCAGTTCCATCAAACCAGAGCAGCTGTGATGTGTTTGTATACCAAAGAGCCGCAGTGGTCCTTTTCCCCATTTTCTACTCTGTGGTATTCATCATCAGCACATGCGGCAACAGTTTGGTTCTCCGTGTCATCTGCCAGAGAAAACAGAAGTTCAACTCCACCTCCATTTATCTGGTCAACCTTGCTTTATCTGATGCTCTGTTCACACTGGCACTTCCTGGGAGAATTACCTACTACATCCGTCACTTTGACTGGCCTTTTGGTGACCTTCTCTGCAAAGTGACCACACTTCTTTTCTTTacaaacacatatgcag GTATCGGCTTCATGACCTGCATCAGCTTGGACAGATACCTGGCCATGGTGCATCCACACCGGCTGCAGTGTTTAAGGAGTGTAAAGGTTGTTCGAAGGGTGTGCTGCCTGGTCTGGGCTCTAGTTTTTCTGGAGGTAGCGCCTCTGCTGTTCCGCAGCATGCTGCATGAGCATCAGGGAAGACGAACCTGCATGGAGTACTTCAACTTCGAGGGCTCCCGCTTCACTCCGTATCTTCTGATTCTGGCCTGCGTTGTGTCCTTCTGCTGCCCGCTTACCATTATCATGTGCTGCTACGCCAAGATCAACATTAAACTGCGAGATGCAGCTAAAAAGAACTCTGTAACTGGTCGCTCAAGGAGgaatcacagggccaacactaTTATTCTGCTCATCCTCCTCACCTTCATCGTATGTTTTAGCCCTTATCACGTCAATGTCATCCAGTTTATGGCCAGAAAAATACACCACCAGCCAACCTGTGAAGAACTGAGAGCCTTTAAAGTGTCTTTACAG ATTACCGTTTCGTTAATGAACTTCAACTGCTGCTTGGATCCAGTCATCTACTTTTTTGCCATTAAGACATACAAGAAGAGAGTGATGAGCCTGTTTAAAGACTATCTCTATACTTCCGGCGCCTCCTCCAAAATGACAGCtgagaacagcagcagcaacacctgA
- the si:ch211-184m13.4 gene encoding G-protein coupled receptor 183 isoform X1, which translates to MDYTAVLSCFILSRVRTVWVLFDSYILLFQAAALRLPWLQGDARSLSATVCFLVTGKMAGGNMTLDSVAVPSNQSSCDVFVYQRAAVVLFPIFYSVVFIISTCGNSLVLRVICQRKQKFNSTSIYLVNLALSDALFTLALPGRITYYIRHFDWPFGDLLCKVTTLLFFTNTYAGIGFMTCISLDRYLAMVHPHRLQCLRSVKVVRRVCCLVWALVFLEVAPLLFRSMLHEHQGRRTCMEYFNFEGSRFTPYLLILACVVSFCCPLTIIMCCYAKINIKLRDAAKKNSVTGRSRRNHRANTIILLILLTFIVCFSPYHVNVIQFMARKIHHQPTCEELRAFKVSLQITVSLMNFNCCLDPVIYFFAIKTYKKRVMSLFKDYLYTSGASSKMTAENSSSNT; encoded by the exons atggattacactgcggtactttcctgtttcattttgtcgcgggtcaggactgtttgggttttgtttgacagctacattctgttgttccaggcggcagcgttacggttgccatggttacagggcgacgctcgctctctctctgcgactgtgtgtttcctag TGACAGGCAAGATGGCTGGTGGAAACATGACCCTGGACTCTGTTGCAGTTCCATCAAACCAGAGCAGCTGTGATGTGTTTGTATACCAAAGAGCCGCAGTGGTCCTTTTCCCCATTTTCTACTCTGTGGTATTCATCATCAGCACATGCGGCAACAGTTTGGTTCTCCGTGTCATCTGCCAGAGAAAACAGAAGTTCAACTCCACCTCCATTTATCTGGTCAACCTTGCTTTATCTGATGCTCTGTTCACACTGGCACTTCCTGGGAGAATTACCTACTACATCCGTCACTTTGACTGGCCTTTTGGTGACCTTCTCTGCAAAGTGACCACACTTCTTTTCTTTacaaacacatatgcag GTATCGGCTTCATGACCTGCATCAGCTTGGACAGATACCTGGCCATGGTGCATCCACACCGGCTGCAGTGTTTAAGGAGTGTAAAGGTTGTTCGAAGGGTGTGCTGCCTGGTCTGGGCTCTAGTTTTTCTGGAGGTAGCGCCTCTGCTGTTCCGCAGCATGCTGCATGAGCATCAGGGAAGACGAACCTGCATGGAGTACTTCAACTTCGAGGGCTCCCGCTTCACTCCGTATCTTCTGATTCTGGCCTGCGTTGTGTCCTTCTGCTGCCCGCTTACCATTATCATGTGCTGCTACGCCAAGATCAACATTAAACTGCGAGATGCAGCTAAAAAGAACTCTGTAACTGGTCGCTCAAGGAGgaatcacagggccaacactaTTATTCTGCTCATCCTCCTCACCTTCATCGTATGTTTTAGCCCTTATCACGTCAATGTCATCCAGTTTATGGCCAGAAAAATACACCACCAGCCAACCTGTGAAGAACTGAGAGCCTTTAAAGTGTCTTTACAG ATTACCGTTTCGTTAATGAACTTCAACTGCTGCTTGGATCCAGTCATCTACTTTTTTGCCATTAAGACATACAAGAAGAGAGTGATGAGCCTGTTTAAAGACTATCTCTATACTTCCGGCGCCTCCTCCAAAATGACAGCtgagaacagcagcagcaacacctgA
- the gpr18 gene encoding N-arachidonyl glycine receptor, translating to MDEEQIQNNPYIMTVDLNSTNMSATMKPEQGPVEYRISGLIFYCFIFVIGVMVNFTALWVFALTTKKRNSVTIHMINVALVDLTFILLLPFRMVYHHQDYWPFGDLFCRIMAAFTIFYPCMALWLFALISTDRYMAIVQPKHGKELRNVPKAVVGSVGVWVMTMGSSVPLLFSQKDPDRASNFTTCIKMQDIIHMRHDNPVNFVRLIFFFLVPICIMIGCYVVIVDNLIHGRTSKLKPKVKQKSIRIIITLIIQVLVCFVPFHVCLVVRLLGNGIDGGYSTWAVFTTFLMNLSTVLDIILYYIVSKQFQDRVISVILYRNYLRSVRRKSRHTHTGSIRSMSNMTSAMI from the exons ATGGATGAGGAACAGATTCAAAACAATCCATATAT TATGACAGTGGATCTAAACTCCACCAACATGTCTGCAACTATGAAGCCAGAGCAGGGACCAGTGGAGTACCGCATTTCAGGCCTGATTTTCTACTGCTTCATCTTCGTCATTGGAGTCATGGTTAATTTCACAGCTTTATGGGTGTTTGCCCTAACCACAAAGAAAAGGAACTCAGTCACTATCCACATGATAAACGTGGCACTGGTAGACCTCACCTTCATCCTGCTGCTTCCTTTCAGAATGGTATACCACCACCAGGACTACTGGCCTTTTGGAGATCTTTTCTGTCGAATCATGGCAGCCTTCACCATTTTCTACCCTTGCATGGCTTTGTGGCTGTTTGCCCTGATTAGCACTGACCGTTACATGGCCATTGTCCAGCCAAAGCACGGCAAGGAGTTGAGAAACGTCCCGAAGGCTGTGGTGGGCAGTGTTGGGGTCTGGGTCATGACCATGGGCAGTTCTGTACCATTGCTCTTCTCCCAGAAGGACCCTGACCGGGCCTCTAACTTCACCACCTGCATCAAGATGCAAGACATCATCCACATGCGCCATGACAACCCCGTCAACTTTGTGCGACTTATCTTTTTCTTCCTCGTCCCCATCTGCATAATGATCGGCTGCTATGTCGTCATTGTGGACAATCTGATTCATGGCCGCACCTCTAAACTCAAACCTAAAGTAAAGCAAAAGTCCATCCGGATTATAATCACGCTCATTATTCAAGTGCTGGTGTGTTTTGTgccttttcatgtgtgtttggtTGTCCGTTTGCTGGGGAACGGCATCGACGGGGGGTATAGCACTTGGGCAGTCTTCACCACATTCCTCATGAACCTAAGCACAGTCTTGGATATCATCCTGTACTACATCGTCTCCAAGCAGTTCCAGGACAGGGTGATTAGCGTGATTCTGTACAGGAACTATCTGCGGAGCGTGAGACGAAAGAGCAGGCACACGCACACAGGCAGCATCAGATCAATGAGCAATATGACCAGCGCAATGATATGA